The following are from one region of the Salminus brasiliensis chromosome 14, fSalBra1.hap2, whole genome shotgun sequence genome:
- the ognb gene encoding osteoglycin, paralog b, translating to MRAHTQYSPSQCSTYSLTRARTASRLEKMDIRIFIFSFLIVPLTFCAAAQNEWKGEPQNRGLKRGLRFRLQTDGNTFMEVKKPKKNVIEVSDYESLGEADEQSSGVTGEDPGLPTCLLCVCLTRSVYCEEVSPEMTTVPPLPKETAYLYARFNKIARIGSKDFANIATLKRIDLTGNIISEIEDGAFSKLDQLEELTLTGNRLVRLPMLPPKLTCLNANHNLLKTKGVKANIFKKLTKLAYLYLGDNELEAIPVLPESLRVVHLHNNNITTLTDGTFCRGNDTHYIRYNMQEVRLDGNPLILAQHPNSFICLRALPIGHYK from the exons atgcgcgcacacacacagtacagccCCTCTCAGTGCAGCACATACTCACTGACGAGGGCAAGGACTGCTTCTCGGCTCGAGAAGATGGACATAAGGAtattcattttctcctttctgaTTGTGCCGCTGACGTTCTGTGCAGCAGCACAAAATGAGTGGAAAGGGGAGCCTCAAAACAGAGGTCTGAAAAGAGGGCTGCGTTTTAGACTGCAGACAGATGGGAATACCTTCATGGAGGTCAAAAAACCAAAG AAAAATGTCATTGAAGTCTCAGACTACGAAAGTCTTGGTGAGGCAGATGAACAAAGCTCAGGAGTAACGGGAGAAGATCCAG GTCTGCCCACttgcctgctgtgtgtgtgtttgactcgATCTGTGTACTGCGAGGAGGTCAGCCCAGAGATGACAACAGTGCCACCCTTGCCGAAGGAAACTGCGTACCTCTATGCACGCTTCAACAAAATCGCCAGAATTGGCAGCAAGGACTTTGCAAATATTG CCACACTGAAAAGGATCGACCTGACTGGCAATATCATCTCTGAGATCGAGGATGGAGCTTTCTCCAAATTAGACCAACTGGAGGAACTGACGCTGACAGGGAACCGACTGGTCAGACTCCCAATGCTGCCTCCAAAACTCACTTGCCTTAATGCCAATCACAATCTACTCAAAACGAAAGGCGTCAAGGCAAATATTTTTAAG AAACTCACCAAACTGGCATATCTCTACCTGGGTGACAATGAACTGGAGGCTATCCCAGTACTTCCCGAGAGTCTGCGTGTCGTCCATCTTCAC AACAATAACATAACCACCCTGACGGACGGAACGTTCTGCAGGGGCAACGACACTCACTACATCAGGTATAACATGCAGGAGGTGCGGCTGGACGGGAACCCACTGATACTGGCCCAGCATCCCAACAGCTTTATCTGTCTGAGGGCTCTACCAATTGGACACTATAAGTGA
- the uqcc5 gene encoding ubiquinol-cytochrome c reductase complex assembly factor 5, protein MINRSNNVKYFLSLVPGKRRLGPYRFLPFFFCIGGVMEWVMINVRMGRETFYDVYRRKRSEREYQQKIDDGLIVLPNSEAK, encoded by the exons ATGATTAATAGGAGCAATAACGTGAAGTATTTCCTGAGTCTTGTACCGGGAAAACGACGTCTTGGACCCTACAGATTTCTGCCCTTCTTTTTCTGCATTGGAGGTGTTATGGAGTGGGTCATGATAAACGTGAGAATGGGAAGAGAAACGTTTT ACGATGTCTACAGGAGAAAACGTTCTGAAAGAGAGTACCAGCAGAAGATCGATGATGGATTGATTGTACTTCCCAATTCAGAAGCAAAATGA
- the kctd6b gene encoding BTB/POZ domain-containing protein KCTD6 isoform X1 translates to MLTHYCNALSALNTRHFLSIQPLGTGNRSNKHYLNFLCVPVRSTYPSQMDNGDWGHRMTHPVTLNVGGHLYTTSIATLQRYPDSMLGAMFRGDFPTTRDAQGNYFIDRDGTLFRYILNFLRTSELTLPGDFMEMDLLRKEADFYQIEPLIQCLNDPKPLYPLDTFEQMVELSSTRKLSKYSNPVAVIITQLTITTKVHSLLEGISNNFTKWNKHMMDTRDCQVSFTFGPCDYHQEVSLRVHLMDYITKQGFTIRNTRVHHMSERANENTVEHHWTFCRLAYKVED, encoded by the exons ATGCTAACTCATTACTGCAATGCACTGTCCGCTCTGAACACTAGGCACTTCTTATCCATTCAACCCCTCGGCACTGGGAATAG ATCTAACAAGCATTACCTGAACTTTCTCTGTGTGCCAGTCCGGTCTACATATCCTTCTCAAATGGATAATGGGGACTGGGGGCATAGG atgACTCACCCAGTCACCTTAAATGTTGGAGGTCACCTCTACACCACCTCGATCGCCACACTTCAGCGGTATCCCGACTCTATGCTGGGGGCCATGTTCCGCGGCGACTTCCCGACCACACGGGATGCTCAAGGAAACTACTTCATTGACCGAGATGGGACGCTGTTCCGCTACATACTAAATTTCCTTCGCACGTCGGAGCTCACCCTACCAGGTGACTTCATGGAGATGGATCTTCTGCGCAAGGAAGCTGACTTTTATCAGATTGAGCCTTTAATCCAATGCCTCAATGACCCGAAGCCACTGTACCCTCTGGACACCTTCGAACAGATGGTGGAGCTGTCTAGCACCCGCAAACTCTCTAAGTACTCGAACCCCGTCGCCGTCATCATCACACAGTTGACCATAACCACGAAGGTCCACTCCCTGCTGGAGGGAATTTCCAACAACTTTACCAAGTGGAACAAACATATGATGGATACACGAGACTGTCAGGTGTCCTTCACTTTCGGACCGTGTGACTACCACCAAGAGGTGTCCCTCAGGGTCCACCTAATGGACTACATCACCAAACAGGGGTTCACGATCCGAAACACTCGGGTGCACCATATGAGCGAGCGTGCCAACGAGAACACAGTGGAGCACCACTGGACTTTCTGCAGGCTGGCTTACAAAGTGGAGGACTGA
- the kctd6b gene encoding BTB/POZ domain-containing protein KCTD6 isoform X2: protein MTHPVTLNVGGHLYTTSIATLQRYPDSMLGAMFRGDFPTTRDAQGNYFIDRDGTLFRYILNFLRTSELTLPGDFMEMDLLRKEADFYQIEPLIQCLNDPKPLYPLDTFEQMVELSSTRKLSKYSNPVAVIITQLTITTKVHSLLEGISNNFTKWNKHMMDTRDCQVSFTFGPCDYHQEVSLRVHLMDYITKQGFTIRNTRVHHMSERANENTVEHHWTFCRLAYKVED from the coding sequence atgACTCACCCAGTCACCTTAAATGTTGGAGGTCACCTCTACACCACCTCGATCGCCACACTTCAGCGGTATCCCGACTCTATGCTGGGGGCCATGTTCCGCGGCGACTTCCCGACCACACGGGATGCTCAAGGAAACTACTTCATTGACCGAGATGGGACGCTGTTCCGCTACATACTAAATTTCCTTCGCACGTCGGAGCTCACCCTACCAGGTGACTTCATGGAGATGGATCTTCTGCGCAAGGAAGCTGACTTTTATCAGATTGAGCCTTTAATCCAATGCCTCAATGACCCGAAGCCACTGTACCCTCTGGACACCTTCGAACAGATGGTGGAGCTGTCTAGCACCCGCAAACTCTCTAAGTACTCGAACCCCGTCGCCGTCATCATCACACAGTTGACCATAACCACGAAGGTCCACTCCCTGCTGGAGGGAATTTCCAACAACTTTACCAAGTGGAACAAACATATGATGGATACACGAGACTGTCAGGTGTCCTTCACTTTCGGACCGTGTGACTACCACCAAGAGGTGTCCCTCAGGGTCCACCTAATGGACTACATCACCAAACAGGGGTTCACGATCCGAAACACTCGGGTGCACCATATGAGCGAGCGTGCCAACGAGAACACAGTGGAGCACCACTGGACTTTCTGCAGGCTGGCTTACAAAGTGGAGGACTGA